A part of Neodiprion pinetum isolate iyNeoPine1 chromosome 4, iyNeoPine1.2, whole genome shotgun sequence genomic DNA contains:
- the LOC124217249 gene encoding uncharacterized protein — protein sequence MKTAIAAELHRQARRNYPRRFVDVRGLDETWQADLVDMTAYSSCNKGYKYLLTIIDIFSKYAWAVPIKSKSGKDVAAAMKSVLIQSRIPTHLHVDRGKEFYNSEFKALVKHHNINMKAPLKAALLCHEDTWYDALPAVLLGLRAAYKEDIEATPAELVLGEPIRLPGEFLAPSRQDTTAPELVRMLRKNFQDLAPEPASRHAHQRIFVHQDLANASHVFIRNDQVRPSFSAPYDGPYPVVDKHEKYFTVKLRGRSTPVSIDRLKPAYLLLDELQSQHDTAGPSALSVHQPVANNDAPTTTTSKKKKQVRLAL from the exons ATGAAGACTGCAATAGCTGCCGAACTTCACAGACAGGCTCGACGCAACTATCCGCGCCGATTCGTAGATGTACGCGGACTGGATGAgacctggcaagctgatctcgtcgatatgaccgcatacagctcgtgcaacaagggatacaaatacctactaacaatcatcgatatattttccaagtacgcgTGGGCGGTGCCGATAAAGTCCAAGAGTGGGAAAGATGTTGCCGCtgccatgaaatctgtactgatccagagtcgtatacctacacatctgCACGTTGATCgaggcaaagaattttacaacagcgaattcaaagccctcgtgaagcatcacaatatcaacat GAAAGCTCCCTTGAAAGCAGCGCTACTCTGTCACGAGGACACGTGGTACGACGCGCTTCCCGCCGTGCTACTCGGACTCCGAGCCGCGTACAAAGAGGACATCGAAGCGACTCCCGCTGAACTCGTCCTCGGCGAACCGATACGACTGCCAGGCGAATTCCTTGCGCCCTCAAGGCAAGACACGACCGCCCCCGAACTGGTACGGATGCTGAGGAAGAACTTCCAAGATCTGGCACCAGAACCCGCATCGCGCCACGCACACCAGCGCATCTTTGTGCACCAAGACCTCGCAAACGCGTCACACGTCTTTATCCGAAACGACCAAGTGCGACCGTCATTCTCCGCCCCGTACGACGGCCCATACCCAGTCGTCGACAAGCACGAGAAATACTTCACCGTCAAACTACGTGGAAGAAGCACGCCAGTTTCGATCGACAGATTGAAACCCGCGTATCTGCTGCTCGACGAACTCCAAAGCCAACACGACACGGCCGGACCGTCAGCATTGAGCGTACACCAGCCCGTCGCAAACAACGACGCCCCAACGACCACGacttcaaaaaagaaaaaacaagtcCGACTCGCGCTGTAA